A window of Nicotiana tabacum cultivar K326 chromosome 24, ASM71507v2, whole genome shotgun sequence contains these coding sequences:
- the LOC107815096 gene encoding large ribosomal subunit protein cL37 alpha yields MALLIFTTAPSVPFSSHSSSTSAFPSSRLCNSHITLKPKSYANYHIQAPLIFNKRGALIAKAAADIDSVGSDNPEPAPENNEESVPVENLPLESKLQQKLDQKIKMKLAKKIRLRRKRLVRKRHLRKKGRWPPSKMKKNKNV; encoded by the exons ATGGCTCTCCTTATCTTCACCACTGCTCCCTCTGTTCCTTTCTCCTCTCATTCTTCCTCTACTTCTGCATTCCCAT CCTCCAGGTTGTGCAACAGTCACATTACTCTGAAACCGAAGTCATATGCCAATTACCATATTCAAGCACCTCTTATCTTCAACAAGAGAGGTGCATTGATTGCTAAGGCAGCTGCGGACATTGATAGTGTGGGTTCTGATAATCCCGAGCCTGCACCAGAGAACAATGAAGAAAGTGTACCTGTTGAGAATCTGCCCCTGGAGTCTAAGCTTCAGCAAAAGCTTGATCAGAAGATTAAAATGAAATTGGCAAAGAAGATCAGACTACGAAGGAAGAGACTCGTTAGGAAGCGCCACCTAAGGAAGAAAGGGCGATGGCCACCTTCTAAGATGAAGAAGAACAAGAATGTCTAG